The DNA sequence CACTAGATAATCAATCGTTTTCATTTCATCACGTTTTCCTCACTTTCCTTATGCCGGTCCCAGAAAGGTGGCAGGAAATAGAATTTGGACCATTCCAGATTTTTCTTTCATGCAGTGTTATATCCATAGAGTGTTTAAGACAGCTAAGAAATTATTGAGATGAACCTAAGCAAAAAGAGCCTCCAGGAGTGAAATAAGACATTTACAAAAATTATAAACATTTCACGAAAGTATACGATTCTGTAGTTATTTGTTATTGTGTCTTAATTTCGATTTTCCCTTTTATCATGTCATCCAGGTTGCAGCGGCTTACCTTGGACAATGTGACCAGTCTGCAGGTAGCTGGTACTCTGGATCCCCAGGTATTTTGTGGACTTGATCACTTGTATCTTATTTCTCTCAAACACAACAAACTGGTCAGCCTGTCGCCGGGAACCTTCACATGCGTCCCTCAGCTGACGTACTTGTACCTCGCCCACAATAACTTGACGGAACTAAAGCTTGGAACATTCAAAGATTTGCAGAAGCTGACCGAACTGGATCTTTCGTGCAACCAGTTGAGTCGTATCTCTCCTGGTACTTTCAATGGCCTGGTGAAACTTTTCTATCTGGCACTTGGAGGGAATAACTTCACCAACATCTTACACGTGGCGCCAGCACTGGACGGTTTGCCGTCCCTTGACACACCTGCGTTGAACGACAACTCTTTTGTATACGTCGGTCCAGACTCTTTTCCGGACAACATGGCGATTGACCTTCTGAATCTGTCAGGCAACAAGATTCGTATCATCGAGGAAGGCGCCTTGACCGCGCGGGCGTTCCCAAACATGACCAGAGTATGGCTAGATGAAGGCAACCCGTTGCATTTCCTGCCTGAAAAGATCATAGAGGGGCTTCCAAAGTTTCAAACTCTCACCGTGGGCGACGACCCGTTCAACTGCGACTGTCAACTGAAAGGCTTTGCCGCATGGCTTCGCAAGCAGGTCAATCCACCTAACGTTTTCCTGGTCTGCAACAGCCCAGCGAGCTTGAAGGGCAAGTACCTCAAGGATGTTGCTTTGGAGGATCTGACCTGCAGCAGCTGTGACCACGAAGAGGCGCCGTCTATTGACACAAGTGGTAGCGAGGACTATGTCGATGAAGGGCAAACCGCCATCTTGAACTGCAAAATATCAGGCTGTCCTGAAGCCGAGTTTTTCTGGACCACTCCAGCAGGTGCCATGTTGGCGGTGGGATCAGGGTTCCCTAGGATGGAGGTTCAGACGAACGGTTCGTTGGTGTTGGTAGATGCCAGGGCGGAGGACACAGGAGGCTATACTTGTACTGCCGTAAACTACCGTGGGAAGGATAGCAAGGAGAAATTTCTCAGAGTGGGCAATAAATGATAGAAGTTTGAGTCAGAAAAGTCATTCTTCATAATTTCTAAATGTGAATATCAACGATATCGGGACTAGTTAGCCCATAACCagttgaaaaaatgaaaatatgcacACATTGTAAATACCGTCTTGCTTGTCATTACTTTCACGCAAATCTTCCTCGCACTCGGAATGTCTGAatacaatatactagtatccaCAGTTATGCCTACCTGCCTactgcctgcctacgtgctcaggctagaaactggccccttgctttccaggaggatcctccaagcagtcctatcccttgccctagcctcagcttcccgactgtttaagcccgcatgcccttcacaatttggtctttccatctcttcggtggtcttccctGGGGTCTGGGGAtagcgaactcctggctgtaggctttgttgACTAGTGTTTGTTGGGGTCGTCTTATGACGTGTCAAATTCACCTCACCATGCTAGAGATCCACAGTTATGTCATCCAAAAACATATCAGAAAAGATAAAaagaacaaacacacacgaagGGGCGATGTTATGGCCCGGTTCTTTGGGAATGCTGCAGAGGAACGGGCTACAGGACTAAGGAACACACACAGGACACAGCATTGTCGTACACACGCGCACGGGAGTCGTGAAGTTGGGACACACTCCTTCTACTCTCGCTCAGAGTCCACCCTGGCTTCAACTGTCTTCAACTCCACAACCCTGGCTCTTTATTCTGTCTCTTCAGACGAACGGCTAGACATGGTCTAGACACACAGCATGGCATTGGCTATTTCATGTTCCTGTTACTCAGCTCATCAAAGGATCACACCTCTTTATACTTCACTTCATCAAAAACTCACACATAGTTGACAATGATGGCACCACATTAACTGATTACAGTGTTGGGAATGGAGAACAATATTACAAACAGATGTTGTTACAGCTTGCTCCAAATCATAACAGTTACTGCGCTTCAATAGTATAAACCTACAGCTCTATTTTGTCCactcttacacacacacacacacacacacacacacacacacacacacacacacacacacacacacacacacacaggcgcgcgcacgcacgcacgcacgcacgcacgcacgcacgcacgcacgcacgcacgcacgcacacacacacacacacacacacacacacacatacacacacacacacacacacacacacacacacacacacacacacacacacacacacacacacacacacacacacacacatgtacacacacatgtacacacagacatactagtacatgtacaagacaggCAGCACCGAAAGCATAACCTTCATGGCGAAGGTCATAAAACGGCACCAATCGATGACATAACCGTCACCGCGACTGTGGTGATAAAGGTCGCTCTCTTCTTCTTCACAAGAAAGAGCGCAGCTGGCCGGTTCTTCTGATCATTGAAAAATGATTGAAATTAGTAAGAAAGCGTAAGATGGCTCAAAGGCGCCTTGTATAATAAGGCATAAAGATGTTGTGTATCTGGTTACTCAACCGAcccccgaccctagcaaaaaccttcCGACCGTAACCTTTTTTTGGCCGACCTCTAGCAAGGGACATAACATTTTTGATATGATATCTGAGTGATTTAAGATAGAATCGAA is a window from the Branchiostoma lanceolatum isolate klBraLanc5 unplaced genomic scaffold, klBraLanc5.hap2 Scaffold_76, whole genome shotgun sequence genome containing:
- the LOC136426147 gene encoding insulin-like growth factor-binding protein complex acid labile subunit, whose amino-acid sequence is MLKKDDFLHLPVLTSLRIFWNVRLATLDVKTFATVPTVTDLSVTNCSFTRFPSGMLHSLPNLKSFDGNHNLLEAVQSGLFTDHPTLEMINLYQNNISHLEPGAFSGMPHLKNVMLMNNKLTSLSQTAFSGSSNIQSLTLSFNTISRINKDTFVGWNQLESVDLEQNTLANIDGVFVDLPDLKILTLTSNRVQSVSNVTFGNLPSLENLYLDKNEISVMEKGVLGHLKGLRHLKLGYNKIEDISLAGLASLTELDVPYNSLKSFPSNMADAAQLEVLSMENNPIEEPLRTGQLSDLIGLQRLTLDNVTSLQVAGTLDPQVFCGLDHLYLISLKHNKLVSLSPGTFTCVPQLTYLYLAHNNLTELKLGTFKDLQKLTELDLSCNQLSRISPGTFNGLVKLFYLALGGNNFTNILHVAPALDGLPSLDTPALNDNSFVYVGPDSFPDNMAIDLLNLSGNKIRIIEEGALTARAFPNMTRVWLDEGNPLHFLPEKIIEGLPKFQTLTVGDDPFNCDCQLKGFAAWLRKQVNPPNVFLVCNSPASLKGKYLKDVALEDLTCSSCDHEEAPSIDTSGSEDYVDEGQTAILNCKISGCPEAEFFWTTPAGAMLAVGSGFPRMEVQTNGSLVLVDARAEDTGGYTCTAVNYRGKDSKEKFLRVGNK